In a single window of the Cupriavidus basilensis genome:
- a CDS encoding 2Fe-2S iron-sulfur cluster-binding protein — translation MPKVVFHKNGQTFEDEVKPSTNLVVRAGIKQFPYPNLRYECGMGKCSKCACRVIAGAEHLPPPNWKEKKQLGERLEQGYRLTCQIWLEHDIELIQDELPVQSTSTASGGANVLQASVPGNAQ, via the coding sequence ATGCCTAAAGTCGTATTTCACAAGAACGGCCAGACCTTCGAGGACGAGGTCAAGCCCAGCACCAACCTGGTGGTGCGCGCCGGGATCAAGCAGTTTCCGTATCCGAACCTGCGCTACGAGTGCGGCATGGGCAAGTGCTCCAAATGCGCGTGCCGCGTGATCGCCGGCGCCGAGCACCTGCCGCCGCCGAACTGGAAGGAAAAGAAGCAGCTCGGAGAACGGCTGGAGCAAGGCTATCGCCTGACCTGCCAGATCTGGCTGGAGCATGACATCGAGCTGATCCAGGACGAACTGCCAGTGCAAAGCACGTCCACCGCCAGCGGCGGGGCCAATGTCCTGCAAGCCAGCGTCCCCGGCAACGCGCAGTAA
- a CDS encoding ferredoxin: MYVILSSKPGQFRTELVEGLLAVEAYDYLFYGRRTAHFVIAEIAHPVKVKVVEEFGEDVDAASRPAPTINYVPSKFLEQFDTLQGARDELTRLATFGSMDITLVKRDVHAHDWQATD, from the coding sequence ATGTACGTCATACTCAGCAGCAAGCCGGGGCAGTTTCGCACCGAACTGGTAGAGGGGCTGTTGGCCGTCGAGGCTTACGACTATCTCTTCTACGGCCGCAGGACGGCGCACTTCGTCATCGCCGAAATAGCGCACCCGGTGAAGGTAAAGGTTGTGGAGGAGTTCGGCGAAGACGTCGATGCCGCGAGCCGCCCGGCCCCCACCATCAACTACGTGCCCTCCAAGTTCCTCGAGCAGTTCGACACGCTGCAGGGCGCACGCGACGAGCTCACGCGCCTGGCCACCTTCGGCAGCATGGACATCACGCTGGTCAAGCGGGACGTCCATGCGCATGACTGGCAAGCGACCGACTGA
- a CDS encoding 2Fe-2S iron-sulfur cluster-binding protein: MIEITFVSNDGKVVSAPENSNLLRVSLREKGGIPFKCGGGLCGTCKCKIERGLEFTDAIKPKERKHLSEAQFGEGYRMACQTFVTGNIAVSWEAQASPAKAAVPVAGTVAGTAAE, encoded by the coding sequence ATGATTGAAATCACCTTTGTCAGCAACGACGGCAAGGTCGTCAGCGCCCCCGAGAACAGCAACCTGCTGCGCGTTTCCCTGCGCGAGAAAGGCGGCATCCCCTTCAAGTGCGGCGGCGGCCTGTGCGGCACCTGCAAGTGCAAGATCGAGCGCGGGCTCGAGTTCACCGACGCCATCAAGCCAAAAGAGCGCAAGCACCTGTCGGAGGCGCAATTTGGCGAGGGCTACCGCATGGCCTGCCAGACCTTCGTCACCGGCAACATCGCCGTGTCCTGGGAAGCCCAGGCAAGCCCGGCCAAGGCCGCCGTTCCGGTCGCCGGGACAGTCGCCGGAACGGCGGCCGAATAG
- a CDS encoding gamma-glutamyltransferase family protein produces MTTTASASRANTVDGVRAPHCMVATGHPLAAEAALQVLREGGSAIDAALAADAILGVVEPMATGIGGDMLAMIVEPDGHAVSYNGTGRAPGAFPMHALAALPGQRIPERHALSLTTPGAVRGWEDLHRRYGRLEWKRLFTPAIALARDGFAVAPVAAREWALFDRVLHHDPVCAALYRAGRPPAAGETFSNPELAATLSAIAAEGADAYYLGQPAQAAETASRNAGGALAAADFAAHRGDFCTPISTDFRGLTVLECPPNTHGVAILHALDELGELDPAMLAEDDPAAVLRTVRAMGRAMQYAKETVADPAGNTVCTVVVDRDGLAVTLMTSIFKRFGSGIAVPGCGFVLQNRGFGFAGPGHINSPAPAKRPYHTVVPGAALRDGRFHAGFGVVGGLMQPQGQLQLLVRLAAWQQPLQAALDAPRWRLESDTALAIEAGMPPAIVQALRDAGYSDPAGLGELGGRSDFGGAQIVMRSACGDLLGASDKRKDGIALGE; encoded by the coding sequence ATGACAACCACAGCTAGCGCCAGCCGTGCCAACACAGTCGACGGCGTGCGCGCGCCGCACTGCATGGTCGCCACCGGCCACCCGCTCGCTGCCGAGGCCGCGCTGCAGGTGCTGCGCGAAGGTGGCAGCGCCATTGACGCGGCGCTCGCGGCCGATGCCATCCTGGGCGTGGTGGAGCCGATGGCAACGGGCATCGGCGGCGACATGCTGGCCATGATCGTCGAGCCCGACGGCCACGCGGTCAGTTACAACGGCACCGGGCGCGCGCCGGGCGCGTTCCCCATGCACGCGCTGGCGGCCCTGCCCGGGCAGCGCATCCCCGAGCGCCACGCCCTCTCGCTGACCACTCCCGGCGCGGTGCGTGGCTGGGAGGACCTGCATCGCCGCTACGGCCGGCTGGAATGGAAACGGCTGTTCACGCCCGCCATTGCGCTAGCGCGCGACGGCTTTGCGGTCGCGCCGGTAGCGGCGCGGGAATGGGCGCTGTTCGACCGCGTGCTGCACCACGACCCGGTCTGCGCCGCGCTCTATCGCGCCGGCCGCCCACCTGCGGCCGGCGAAACCTTCAGCAATCCGGAGCTGGCCGCCACGTTGTCCGCCATCGCCGCCGAGGGTGCCGATGCGTACTACCTCGGCCAGCCCGCCCAGGCCGCCGAAACAGCCAGCCGCAACGCGGGCGGCGCGCTGGCTGCCGCCGACTTCGCCGCCCACCGGGGCGATTTCTGCACGCCCATATCCACGGATTTCCGCGGACTGACGGTGCTGGAATGCCCGCCCAATACGCACGGCGTGGCCATCCTGCACGCGCTGGACGAACTCGGCGAACTCGATCCTGCCATGCTGGCCGAGGACGATCCCGCAGCCGTGCTGCGCACGGTGCGAGCCATGGGCCGCGCCATGCAGTATGCCAAGGAAACCGTGGCAGACCCGGCCGGCAACACCGTATGCACCGTGGTGGTGGACCGCGACGGCCTGGCGGTCACGCTGATGACCAGCATCTTCAAGCGCTTCGGCTCGGGCATCGCCGTGCCCGGCTGTGGCTTCGTGCTGCAGAACCGCGGCTTCGGCTTTGCCGGGCCGGGCCATATCAACAGCCCCGCTCCGGCCAAGCGCCCGTATCACACCGTGGTACCTGGCGCGGCCCTGCGCGACGGGCGCTTCCACGCGGGCTTCGGCGTGGTGGGCGGGCTGATGCAGCCGCAAGGCCAGTTACAGTTGCTGGTAAGGCTGGCCGCCTGGCAGCAACCCCTGCAAGCTGCGCTGGATGCCCCACGCTGGCGGCTGGAATCCGACACCGCCCTGGCCATCGAAGCCGGCATGCCGCCGGCCATCGTGCAAGCCCTGCGCGATGCTGGCTACAGCGATCCCGCCGGCCTTGGCGAACTGGGCGGGCGCAGCGATTTCGGCGGCGCCCAGATCGTCATGCGCAGTGCGTGCGGCGACCTGCTTGGCGCGTCGGAC